The sequence CTCCCTTAACGCGGTAGACCTTGACCTCCATTTTCATCCCTCCTTCAGCGGGCCTTTGAAGGTGAACTTTTAAGCTTTATCCGAGGAAGCCGAGCGCCTCCTCGATCTTCACAATCTCAGGACCGGTCGTGAGGTGTCCGACGACGACGCCGTGCGAGTTTGCTATCATGCACGAGCCGACGAAGGGGACGCCCATGTTGGCGGTTCCGACGTAGACGTCAACCTTGAAGAGGTCGCTCAGCCACTCAAGCTCCTCGTCGGTCGCCTCGGGATGGACGAGACCACCTTTGTTCGTGACAACGCCGACGCTCCCAACGGCTGTATAGTCAGCTATGACTCCCCTCTCGACGGGAACACTGAGGATGTCCTCGATCTTCCTCGCTTCTTCCCTCGTGAAGTCCTTGCTGACCAGTGCACCTTTGTCATTCGCTAAAATCAGGTTTCCGAAGGCGGTGAGCCTGCTCTGGAAGGGGACGATCTCCATGTCAACCCCGTACTCCCTGAGCTGGGTGTTTATGAAGTCGAGCTCGGCGTCCCAGATGTACCAGGGGACTATCAGGGCGTTGGAGTTGCCCGCCACAAAAATGCCGACTATGCGGGACTTCATAACGCTCGTCTCGATGAGCGGAACCTTCAGAACTTCCCTGAGGACTTCAAGCTTCTTCTCGCCAAGGCCCTCCCTGATGACGGCTACCCTGTCGGTAGCGAAGCCATAAACGCCGAGGTACGGGGAGTTCTCAAAATCGAGCCTCTCGATGTGCATCTCTTCACCTCTAAAAAGTGGTTAAAATCAGGCGAGGGAGACCTTGGCAACCCTCTTGCCCTCTTCCTCTTCGACGACGACCTTGACGCGGAGCTTGCTGGGCGGCTTCTCTATTCCGCGCTCCCAGATCTTCTCGTTGACGTCGGTGCCGATGACTACCTCGTCGGCCTTGGCATGCCTGGCTATCCACTCGCGGACGAAGTGAGCAGCTCTAGGTGCCCTCTTCCAGCGCGGAACGCGCTTCTTTATCTTCTTGATCGGGACTACGAACACAACTTCCTCACCGGGCTTGATCATTTAGATCACCTCACTCCTTGAGCTTAGTTCTCCTCCAGTGCCTCCTCTTCGGGTGGGTCATAACCTTTCTGTTGGTCTTAACTATAACCCAGACGGGAATACGCCTGTTCTGCTTGGCAGCCTTAGCGAGCCTCAGCTTCTTTGCAAGCGGCTTGTTTCTCGCCATAGCAACACCTCCCGGTTTGCTAAAGTCATCGTGAATGCCTAACGTTCCTTCCGCTACCCTTTTTTAAGCTTTTTTGTGGGCGTGAGAAAATTTGGAAAAGAATGCCAAAAAGCTCAGAATATCAGTGGAGCGCGGTACTCACCCCAGACCTCTCTGAGGACGTCGGTGACCTCACCGAGCGTTGCGAGGTGCCTGTGCGCCTCGATGATGTACGGCATGAGGTTCTCGTCCTCGTTCTCGGCCGCGTTCCTGAGCTTGTCAAGGGTCTCCTCGACCTTCTTGTTGTCCCTCTCGGAGCGGAGCTTCTTGAGCCTCTCAATCTGCTTCTCCCTGATGCTCGGGTCGACCTTGAGGATTTCGACCTCGATGGGCTCGTCTGTCTGGAACTTGTTGACGCCGACGATTATCCTCTTTCCTTCCTCGATCTCCTTCTGGTACTTGTAGGCGCTCTCTGCAATCTCCTTCTGGATGTAACCGCGCTCGATGGCGCGCATCATGCCGCCCATCTTCTGAATCTTCTCGATGTACTTGAGGGCCTCCTCGTAGATGTGGTCGGTGAGCCACTCGATGTAATAAGCTCCGCCGAGCGGGTCAACGGTGTCAGCGACACCGCTCTCGTAGGCGATAATCTGCTGTGTCCTGAGGGCTATCCTGACGCTCTTCTCGGTCGGGAGGCTCAGCGCTTCGTCGTAGGAGTTTGTGTGGAGGCTCTGCGTTCCGCCGAGGACTGCCGCGAGCGCCTGAATAGCAACGCGGACGATGTTGTTCTCGGGCTGTTGTGCCGTGAGGGTTGAACCTGCCGTCTGGGTGTGGAAGCGGAGCATCATGGAGCGCGGGTTCTTGGCGTGGAACCACTCCTTCATTATGTAGGCCCAGAGCCTTCTGGCCGCTCTGAACTTGGCGATCTCCTCAAGGAAGTTGTTGTGGGCGTTGAAGAAGAAGCTCAGCCTCGGCGCGAACTTGTCGACGTCCATACCCCTCTCTATGACGGCCTTAACGTACTCGATACCGTCTGCGAGCGTGAAAGCGACTTCCTGGACGGCGTTAGCACCGGCCTCTCTGATGTGGTAGCCGCTTATGCTTATCGGGTTCCACTTGGGGACGTTCTCGGCACAGTACATGATGATGTCAGTGGTGAGCCTCATGCTCGGCTGCGGCGGGAAGATGTAGGTTCCCCTCGCTATGTACTCCTTGAGGATATCGTTCTGAACCGTACCGCGGAGCTTCTCCTGGGGGACTCCCTGCTCCTCGGCAACGAGTATGTACATCGCAAGGAGGTTGGCCGCAGTCGAGTTGATGGTCATGCTCGTTGAGACCTTATCGAGCGGGATTCCGTCGAAGAGAATCCTCATGTCCCAAAGGGAGTCGATTGCCACACCGACCTTTCCGACCTCGCCCTCAGCCATCGGGTGGTCGGAGTCGTAACCGAGCTGGGTCGGCAGGTCAAAGGCAACGCTAAGCCCGGTCTGGCCCTGCTCAAGAAGGTACTTGTAGCGCTTGTTGCTCTCTTCGGCGGTGGCGTAGCCGGCGTACTGCCTCATCGTCCAGAATCTTCCACGGTACATGGTTGCATAGACTCCGCGCGTGAACGGGTACTCTCCGGGGAAGCCGAGCTTCTCAAGGTAGTCCCAGTCCTCGCCAAGGTCTGCGGGGGTGTAGAGCCTCTTAATCTCAAAACCATCATCGGTCATGAACTTTTCTTTTCTCTCGGGAGCCTTCTGGAGGAACTTCGTGACTGTAGTTTCTTCCCAGCGCTTTTCCTCCTCGCGAATCTTGGAGAGCTTCTCCTTATCGAAGGTCATACCAACCACCGCTTAGGGTAGGGGGAGGAACTATAAAAACCTTTTACATAATGAAAGGTCATCTTTGGCATTGGATAAAAAGTCCATCAGTCGGGGAACTCCTGCCTGAGGAGCAGGAACCAACTAAAGGCGAGCAGGCCCGCCGAGGTAAGAAGGAACGCCAGAGCCGTCTCCCAGGGAGTCCCAACGACATTCAAATTCTCAAAGCTCGCCTTGAGCATTACCAGTGCCTGGTAGCCTAAGGTTAGCCTCTCAGGGTGCTCGATGTAGGGAACCTGGGGCAAAATAAACTGGCCCAAGAAGAGGACTCCAAAGGTGGCCAGGGTCGCGTAGAGGGGCCTCCTTACGAGGACTGCCAGAAACATCGAGAGCGCCCCGAGGAAGGCCAGCACTACAACGGTCGAGCCCATCACCGCCCCAAAGTCGCCGGCAAGGGCCCTGACACCATCGAAGCCCGCATCGTAAGGGAGCGGCGCATAGAGCCATACGACAACATAAGGAATCCCAAAGAGGACTACGAGCGCCGAAAGGCCCGCCAGGAACTTCCCTGCCATAAACTCACTCATCTTGACCGGCCTGGCAAGGATTAACCTTATTGTCCCTCTGTCTATCTCCCCCGCTATGAGGTCGGTCATTATTATGACCGCTATGAGCTGGCCGATTATCCCGAGCCAGTAGTTGGGGAGCAGGTCAGTGAAGAGTGCCTCAAAGCCCGCCCGAAGGTTCTCAACACCCGTTCCGCCCGCCCCGGGGCTGAGGAGATAGATTACGGCGGGGAACATGGTAACTAAGAAGAGGAGCTTGAACTTCCGGGAGCGGAGTAGCCTGAGGAACTCGGTTTCGAAGACCGGCATCATCTTTCCCACCCCTCGTTGAAGCGCTTCATCAGGATTCTCTCCAGGGGACTGGTGTGGGGCTTGAAAAGCTTCAGCGCAAGGCCGTTTTCAGCTATGAAGGCTGGAACCTCTGTGAAGAACTTCTCGGCAAAGCGCTCGTCGAGATGAACCCTCACGATCCCTTCATCCTCCCAGACCTCGCGAACGTAGACCTTGTCGCGCAGGAACTCAATAAGCAGGGTATTGTCCGAGACCACCACGTCGTAGTCGTTGCTCTCAAACCTCGTTAGATCCTTAACGCGCCCCTGCTCTATCATCTGACCGTCCTTGATTATGCCGACGTAGTTGCACGTCCTCTCTATTTCACTGACAATGTGGCTCGACAGGAAAACCGTCTTCCCGGACTTGGCCAGCTCAAGGACTTTCCCTATAAACTCTATCCTCCCGATTGGGTCGAGGTTGCTCGTTGGCTCATCCAGGATCAGAAGCTCAGGGTCACCTATCAGGGCCGAAGCAAAGGAAAGCCTCTGCCTCTGACCGCTTGAGAGCTCCTTGACCTTGTTGAAAGCGAGCCTCCCAACGCCCGTGTAGGCCATCAGCTCCCTCGCCTTCACCTTCGCCTCTTCCCTCCCAAGGCCGGAGAGCCTGCCCATGTAAGTCAAGAACTCAAAAACGGTCATGTCCTCGTAAGCGAGTGGCTTCTCAGGCATGTAGCCGACTTTTTTCATTATTTCAACCCTCTCACGGGGCATCTCAAGACCAAAAATCTTTATCTCGCCGTAGGTCGGCTTCAGCGCTCCGGTGAGCATCTTTATTGTGGTGGTCTTTCCGGCGCCGTTCGGGCCGAGAAAACCGTAGACTACACCCTTAGGAACCCGAAGGTCGAGGTTGTAAACGATGCTCCGCTTCCCGAAGAACTTGGTGAGTTTCACGGTCTCAATGGCGTAGTCTCCCATCTCAACACCCAAATTGTAATCGAAACGGTGTTAATAAGCTTTGTGTAGAATAGGCATGTTCAGCAAGGTCTAAAGCTTTAAGTTCTTTCCCTAAATTTTTCTGATGCGGGTAAACGGTATCGGCCTTGACAGTTCAGCCCGCTTTACGTTCCAGAGCCACGCCCACACCGACCACTTCGTTAGCGGGAAGATCATCTTTGCAACCAAAGCGACAAAGTTCCTCAGTCACCTCAGGAAGGGCGGCTTCTACCGCGAGGTCGAGTTTGGAAAGACCTTCTACATTGGCGACTTCAAGGCCAGGCTCTACCCAGCAGGCCACATGCTCGGCTCCGCTGGGATAAAGCTCTGGCTCGAAAACGGCACGCTTTTCTATACCGGGGACACCAAGTGGTTCAAGCTTAGAACCGCAGAGAAGAGCCGCTTTCCGAGGGCGGACTTCCTGATAATTGAGGCAACCTTCGGAGTTCCAAGCTTCACGTTCCCCACGCCGAGGGAAGCGGAGAAGAAGTTAATAGCGTTCATTGAGGAAGCCTTCGACAGGGGAAGGAGGCCAGTTCTCTACGTCAACCAGATGGGGAAGGCCCAAGAGGTCATGAAGATACTCGACGTTCATGGGATAACGGTTAAGCCATCACGGGAGATTCTCAAGGTCGCCAGGGTTTACTCCAAGTTCGGCATCAGGTTTGGGAACGTGGAGAGGGATGGAGAAGTTGTCCTGCGCTCCTACCGCTCACCGAAAGTTGAGAACTCTTTAAGTCCTTGGGAGCTCACCGTCTCAGGCTTCGGAAGGCTTAAACTGAGCAACCACGCCGACTTCTGGGAGCTGGTCAGGATTGTTGAGAAAGTCAAGCCCGAGAAGGTATTCACAGTCTATGGCTTTGCAAACGAGTTCGCGGGGATTCTGAGGGGGCTTGGCCACGATTCTGAACCCATAACCCCCGATGCCCAAGTGAATATTTAGTAACATATGGGGACTAAAATCGAAAAGTTTATAAAGGCTTCTTTTTTAGTAACTACTGGTAACCAAAATAAATGCCGTCGGGGGTGGTGCCGATGGTCTGGAGGAGGGACCGCTATTGGGACCCCTTCGACATAATGAGGGAAATCCAGGAGGAGATTGACGCTATATTCAGGGACTTCATGCGCGGTCCAAGGATCTGGAGCTACCGCGAGCCTGGGGAGAGCATTAGCATCAGCGAGACCTGGCGTGAGCCCTTCGTGGACATCTTCGACCGCGGTGACAGGTTCGTTATAACCGTCGAGCTCCCTGGAGTCAGGAAGGAGGACATCAAGCTCCGCGTTACAGAAGACACCGTTTACATCGAGGCCCAGATAAGGCGCGAGAAGGAGCTCGAGGAGGAGGGCGCAGTGAGGATCGAGCGCTACTACAGCGGCTACAGGAGGGTCATCAGGCTCCCCGAGGAGGTCATCCCGGAGAAGGCCAAGGCCCGCTACAACAACGGCGTCCTCGAAATAGAGATTCCAAAGAAGAACCCAAGCAAGACCAAGGAGGAGGGTGTCGAGGTCAAGATTGAGTGAGAGGGAAGACAAGGGGGACACCTCCTTATCTTCCTCTACCATCAAACCCCCGTAGTGGGGCTTCGCCCCACACCCCACTTTAACTTTAACACCTGAGGGGGCTCCGCCCCCTACGACCCCCGATATACGACGATAAAATAAGGCAGCCATCAAAATTATCGCTCACAGAAAGGAGGTGGTGAGAAATGAGTGAGAGAAAAGAGATTAAGCTTAAAGTCGCGTCCGCTTATCAGAGGGACGTTGGAAGGGGAATTGTAAGGATTGACAGAAAGGCAATGCGCGAGCTCGGTGTTCAGTCCGGTGACATAGTAGAGATCATCGGAACCAAGAACACCGCCGCCGTTGTCTGGCCTGCTTACCCGGAGGACGAGGGACTCGGAATCATTAGGATGGACGGAACCATCAGGAAGAACGCCGGCGTCGGGCTCGGTGACGAGGTTACCGTGAGGAAGGCCGAGGTCAAGGAGGCAAGGAAGGTCATAGTCGCCCCAACCGAGCCGATTAGATTTGGAGGGGACTTCGTCGAGTGGCTCCACAGCAGGCTCGTCGGCAGGCCCGTCGTCAGGGGAGACTACATAAAGGTCGGAATCCTTGGCCAGGAGCTCACCTTCGTGGTCACCGCAACTACGCCGGCTGGAATCGTCCAGATAACCGAGTTCACTGACTTTCAGGTCAGCGAGAAACCCGTTAAGGAGGTCACCAAGACTGCTGCCCTTGGCGTCACCTACGAGGACATCGGTGGCCTCAAGGACGTCATCCAGAAGGTCAGGGAGATGATAGAGCTCCCGCTCAAGCACCCGGAGATATTCGAGAAGCTCGGTATCGAACCTCCGAAGGGTGTCCTGCTCTACGGCCCGCCCGGAACGGGTAAGACCCTCCTTGCCAAAGCCGTGGCAAACGAGGCAAACGCCCACTTCATAGCAATAAACGGCCCAGAGATAATGAGCAAGTACTACGGTGAGAGTGAGGAAAGGCTCAGGGAAGTCTTCAAAGAGGCCGAGGAGAACGCGCCGGCGATAATCTTCATTGACGAAATTGACAGCATTGCCCCGAAGAGGGAAGAGACCCACGGCGAGGTCGAGAAGAGGGTCGTCAGCCAGCTCTTAACGCTGATGGACGGCCTCAAGAGCAGGGGCAAGGTCATAGTCATCGGTGCCACCAACAGGCCTGACGCCATTGACCCTGCCCTCAGGAGGCCGGGAAGGTTTGACAGGGAGATTGAAGTCGGTGTTCCCGACAAACAGGGCAGGAAGGAGATACTCCAGATACACACCAGAGGAATGCCAATTGAGCCAGACTTCAGGAAGGACAAGGTAATTGAGATACTTGAGAAGCTTGAGAAGAACGACACCTACCGCGAGAGCGCCGAGAGGGCCGTAATGAAGATCAAGAACGCAAAGAACGAGGATGAGATCAAGAGGGCCCTCAGAGAGGTTGACGAGAAGCTCTACGATGAGGTCAAGGCCAGGCTCATTGATGCACTCCTCGACGAGCTGGCAGACGTCACCCACGGATTCGTTGGAGCGGACCTCGCGGCTCTGGCGAGAGAGGCCGCTATGGCAGCGCTCAGGAGGCTCATCAAGGAGGGCAAGATCGACTTCGAGGCCGAGCACATACCGAGGGAAGTCCTCGAGGAGCTGAAAGTTACTAGGAGGGACTTCTACGAGGCGCTCAAGATGGTCGAGCCGTCAGCCCTCAGGGAGGTCCTCCTCGAGGTGCCGAACGTCCGCTGGGACGACATTGGAGGCCTCGAGGATGTCAAGCAGGAGCTCCGCGAAGCGGTGGAGTGGCCGCTCAAGTACCCGGAGGCCTTCCAGGGACTCGGAATCACACCGCCAAAGGGAATCCTGCTCTACGGCCCGCCCGGAACGGGTAAGACGCTCCTCGCCAAGGCGGTAGCGAACGAGAGCGAGGCCAACTTCATAGCCATCAAGGGGCCAGAGGTGCTGAGCAAGTGGGTCGGTGAGAGCGAGAAGAACATCCGCGAGATATTCAGGAAGGCCAGACAGGCCGCTCCTACTGTGGTGTTCATCGACGAGATTGACGCAATCGCTCCGCGCAGGGGAACCGACGTCAACCGCGTAACCGACAGGCTCATCAACCAGCTCCTCACCGAGATGGATGGTATTCAGGAGAACAGTGGCGTGGTTGTCATTGGAGCCACGAACAGGCCGGACATCATTGATCCAGCACTGCTCAGGCCTGGTAGGTTTGACAGGCTGATACTCGTGCCAGCGCCGGATGAGAAAGCCAGGCTGGAGATATTCAAGGTGCACACCAGGAAGGTTCCACTGGCCGAGGATGTGAACCTCAAGGAGCTCGCCAGGAGGACGGAGGGCTACACCGGTGCAGACATAGCCGCGGTTGTCAGGGAGGCTGCGATGCTCGCCATGCGCAGAGCCCTCCAGAAGGGCATCATCAAGCCCGGCATGAAGGCCCATGAGATACGCGAGAAGGTCAAGGTGACTATGAAGGACTTCGAGGAGGCCCTCAAGAAGATCGGGCCGTCGGTGAGCAAGGAGACCATGGAGTACTACAGAAAGATACAGGAGCAGTTCAAGCAGGCCAGAGGATGAGGGCTTCCCCTACGTTTTTAACTCTCGTTTGACTCTTTTCTTGGGGTGATGCGATGATATATGGTATCCTGCTCAGCATACCAGAAAAACTGGTGTCGAGGTACGAGGACGAAGTTAGGAAGAGGATTGGCTACGGCATGGCGAGAGGGGACATAATAAGCTTTACCGAGGCTAAATACAAGGGAGACGTGGCATTCGTTATGCTCGTCCGTTCGAGGAAGGCCGCTGAAAGAACTTTCTCCGAGCTCTCAGAGCTTCCGATCTACGTCAAAGTCATAGAAATAGAGGGCGAAAGCTGATCCCTTTAACTTTTTACTTTTCTCTTTTGAAAGCCTCGCCAGCATCGTACTCACCCCCTCATGTATCACTCAGCGTGAGAGACGTCAAAGTTCGATTTAAAAGCTTTGTTGAATTAAAGTGGGGATCAATGAACAAAAAATTTCGAGTCCAGTGAACATGAACGTCCACTCAACCACGTATGTACAGTCAGAAGGGAAAAGGTGAAAAAGCCGAGCAGAGAGCTTGAAAAACCGTTCACTCGAGTCTTTCGAGTTCAAAAACGCGGGCGTCCTTTGCTTTCAGCTCCTTCACTGCGATCTTACGCGCAAGGTCAGCGTTTTCAGCCTCAAACGTTATCCTCTCTCCGTGGTGTCTTCCGCCATGGAGAGTTACAGCCCACTTCATAGTTTCACCGGCTCTTGTCATTTGTTCAAACTTTATAAGTTTAACGCACCAAAAATTAGACATTTCGTCAAAAAACGAAATTATCGGAGCCCAATTTTCTTCAAGTATGCCATCATCCCCTCAACGTCGTTTGCTATAACCACCTCAAAGAGGCCCCTCAGCCTCGCGAGGTTGTCGTTGGCATAGAAAAGCCCGTCGTTTTGAGTCCAGAGGGCAACTTTAAGGCCAAGCGAGCGTGCCCATTTAATGGCCTGAACGGTCTTCTCGAAGCCGAGTATAGGAATTGCTTCCATCGGAATGTTGATTGACCAGAGGTTGAGCTCCTCTTTGAGCTTTGGGATCAGGGGAACGACTTCCTCCTTGTCTATGAGGAGACCCATAACGGTGTCCATGTCATGCCTCCGGTACTCCTTTAAGGCTTCAATATCGAAGGAAGAGATCATCACACGTTCAGGATTATTCTCCCTGACGATTTTAGCAACTTCTCCTGCAGCGTCAGCGTCCTTGAGCTCAATGTTAATCAGCGCACCCTTCGGGAGAACCTCAAAAACTTCTTCCAGGGTTGGAATTCTCTCACCCATGCCGATATCGGCCTTCTTCAGCTCCTCAAGGCTCATCTCCTTCTGTTTCCCTTTCATAT is a genomic window of Thermococcus guaymasensis DSM 11113 containing:
- a CDS encoding translation initiation factor IF-6 encodes the protein MHIERLDFENSPYLGVYGFATDRVAVIREGLGEKKLEVLREVLKVPLIETSVMKSRIVGIFVAGNSNALIVPWYIWDAELDFINTQLREYGVDMEIVPFQSRLTAFGNLILANDKGALVSKDFTREEARKIEDILSVPVERGVIADYTAVGSVGVVTNKGGLVHPEATDEELEWLSDLFKVDVYVGTANMGVPFVGSCMIANSHGVVVGHLTTGPEIVKIEEALGFLG
- a CDS encoding 50S ribosomal protein L31e, producing the protein MIKPGEEVVFVVPIKKIKKRVPRWKRAPRAAHFVREWIARHAKADEVVIGTDVNEKIWERGIEKPPSKLRVKVVVEEEEGKRVAKVSLA
- a CDS encoding 50S ribosomal protein L39e; this encodes MARNKPLAKKLRLAKAAKQNRRIPVWVIVKTNRKVMTHPKRRHWRRTKLKE
- a CDS encoding acyl-CoA mutase large subunit family protein yields the protein MTFDKEKLSKIREEEKRWEETTVTKFLQKAPERKEKFMTDDGFEIKRLYTPADLGEDWDYLEKLGFPGEYPFTRGVYATMYRGRFWTMRQYAGYATAEESNKRYKYLLEQGQTGLSVAFDLPTQLGYDSDHPMAEGEVGKVGVAIDSLWDMRILFDGIPLDKVSTSMTINSTAANLLAMYILVAEEQGVPQEKLRGTVQNDILKEYIARGTYIFPPQPSMRLTTDIIMYCAENVPKWNPISISGYHIREAGANAVQEVAFTLADGIEYVKAVIERGMDVDKFAPRLSFFFNAHNNFLEEIAKFRAARRLWAYIMKEWFHAKNPRSMMLRFHTQTAGSTLTAQQPENNIVRVAIQALAAVLGGTQSLHTNSYDEALSLPTEKSVRIALRTQQIIAYESGVADTVDPLGGAYYIEWLTDHIYEEALKYIEKIQKMGGMMRAIERGYIQKEIAESAYKYQKEIEEGKRIIVGVNKFQTDEPIEVEILKVDPSIREKQIERLKKLRSERDNKKVEETLDKLRNAAENEDENLMPYIIEAHRHLATLGEVTDVLREVWGEYRAPLIF
- a CDS encoding ABC transporter permease: MMPVFETEFLRLLRSRKFKLLFLVTMFPAVIYLLSPGAGGTGVENLRAGFEALFTDLLPNYWLGIIGQLIAVIIMTDLIAGEIDRGTIRLILARPVKMSEFMAGKFLAGLSALVVLFGIPYVVVWLYAPLPYDAGFDGVRALAGDFGAVMGSTVVVLAFLGALSMFLAVLVRRPLYATLATFGVLFLGQFILPQVPYIEHPERLTLGYQALVMLKASFENLNVVGTPWETALAFLLTSAGLLAFSWFLLLRQEFPD
- a CDS encoding ABC transporter ATP-binding protein; this encodes MGDYAIETVKLTKFFGKRSIVYNLDLRVPKGVVYGFLGPNGAGKTTTIKMLTGALKPTYGEIKIFGLEMPRERVEIMKKVGYMPEKPLAYEDMTVFEFLTYMGRLSGLGREEAKVKARELMAYTGVGRLAFNKVKELSSGQRQRLSFASALIGDPELLILDEPTSNLDPIGRIEFIGKVLELAKSGKTVFLSSHIVSEIERTCNYVGIIKDGQMIEQGRVKDLTRFESNDYDVVVSDNTLLIEFLRDKVYVREVWEDEGIVRVHLDERFAEKFFTEVPAFIAENGLALKLFKPHTSPLERILMKRFNEGWER
- a CDS encoding MBL fold metallo-hydrolase, with protein sequence MRVNGIGLDSSARFTFQSHAHTDHFVSGKIIFATKATKFLSHLRKGGFYREVEFGKTFYIGDFKARLYPAGHMLGSAGIKLWLENGTLFYTGDTKWFKLRTAEKSRFPRADFLIIEATFGVPSFTFPTPREAEKKLIAFIEEAFDRGRRPVLYVNQMGKAQEVMKILDVHGITVKPSREILKVARVYSKFGIRFGNVERDGEVVLRSYRSPKVENSLSPWELTVSGFGRLKLSNHADFWELVRIVEKVKPEKVFTVYGFANEFAGILRGLGHDSEPITPDAQVNI
- a CDS encoding Hsp20/alpha crystallin family protein produces the protein MVWRRDRYWDPFDIMREIQEEIDAIFRDFMRGPRIWSYREPGESISISETWREPFVDIFDRGDRFVITVELPGVRKEDIKLRVTEDTVYIEAQIRREKELEEEGAVRIERYYSGYRRVIRLPEEVIPEKAKARYNNGVLEIEIPKKNPSKTKEEGVEVKIE
- a CDS encoding CDC48 family AAA ATPase, coding for MSERKEIKLKVASAYQRDVGRGIVRIDRKAMRELGVQSGDIVEIIGTKNTAAVVWPAYPEDEGLGIIRMDGTIRKNAGVGLGDEVTVRKAEVKEARKVIVAPTEPIRFGGDFVEWLHSRLVGRPVVRGDYIKVGILGQELTFVVTATTPAGIVQITEFTDFQVSEKPVKEVTKTAALGVTYEDIGGLKDVIQKVREMIELPLKHPEIFEKLGIEPPKGVLLYGPPGTGKTLLAKAVANEANAHFIAINGPEIMSKYYGESEERLREVFKEAEENAPAIIFIDEIDSIAPKREETHGEVEKRVVSQLLTLMDGLKSRGKVIVIGATNRPDAIDPALRRPGRFDREIEVGVPDKQGRKEILQIHTRGMPIEPDFRKDKVIEILEKLEKNDTYRESAERAVMKIKNAKNEDEIKRALREVDEKLYDEVKARLIDALLDELADVTHGFVGADLAALAREAAMAALRRLIKEGKIDFEAEHIPREVLEELKVTRRDFYEALKMVEPSALREVLLEVPNVRWDDIGGLEDVKQELREAVEWPLKYPEAFQGLGITPPKGILLYGPPGTGKTLLAKAVANESEANFIAIKGPEVLSKWVGESEKNIREIFRKARQAAPTVVFIDEIDAIAPRRGTDVNRVTDRLINQLLTEMDGIQENSGVVVIGATNRPDIIDPALLRPGRFDRLILVPAPDEKARLEIFKVHTRKVPLAEDVNLKELARRTEGYTGADIAAVVREAAMLAMRRALQKGIIKPGMKAHEIREKVKVTMKDFEEALKKIGPSVSKETMEYYRKIQEQFKQARG
- a CDS encoding glycerophosphodiester phosphodiesterase family protein — translated: MWERGRIIILGHRGFIGKYPENSLLAFRRAIEAGADGIELDVWLSRDRRVIVMHDETIDRTSDMKGKQKEMSLEELKKADIGMGERIPTLEEVFEVLPKGALINIELKDADAAGEVAKIVRENNPERVMISSFDIEALKEYRRHDMDTVMGLLIDKEEVVPLIPKLKEELNLWSINIPMEAIPILGFEKTVQAIKWARSLGLKVALWTQNDGLFYANDNLARLRGLFEVVIANDVEGMMAYLKKIGLR